From a region of the Acomys russatus chromosome 4, mAcoRus1.1, whole genome shotgun sequence genome:
- the Tp53i11 gene encoding tumor protein p53-inducible protein 11 translates to MAEASVSPCPSAEDSMAAKQPPPLMKKHSQTDLVSRLKTRKILGVGGEDDDGEVHRSKISQVLGNEIKFAVREPLGLRVWQFLSAMLFSSVAIMALALPDQLYDAVFDGAEVTSKTPIRLYGGALLSISLIMWNALYTAEKVIIRWTLLTEACYFGVQSLVVTATLAETGLMSLGTLLLLASRLLFVIVSIYYYYQVGRKPKKV, encoded by the exons ATGGCTGAGGCCAGTGTCTCCccatgtccctcagcagaagacaGCATGGCAGCCAAACAGCCTCCCCCGCTCATGAAGAAGCACAGCCAGACAGACCTTGTGAGCCGCCTGAAGACCAGGAAGATCCTGGGCGTGGGCGGGGAGGATGACGATGGCGAAGTGCACCGCTCAAAG ATCAGCCAGGTCTTGGGCAACGAGATCAAGTTTGCTGTGCGAGAGCCTCTGGGGCTCAG GGTCTGGCAGTTTCTTTCTGCTATGTTGTTCTCCAGTGTGGCCATCATG GCCCTGGCCCTTCCTGACCAGCTCTACGATGCAGTTTTTGATGGGGCTGAGGTGACAAGCAAGACCCCCATCCGCCTCTATGGTGGTGCCCTTCTTA GCATCTCCCTGATCATGTGGAACGCACTGTACACAGCCGAGAAGGTCATCATCCGCTGGACTCTGCTCACGGAGGCTTGCTACTTTGGCGTGCAGTCCTTAG TTGTCACTGCCACACTTGCTGAGACGGGCCTCATGTCCCTGGggaccctgctgctcctggccAGCCGCCTCCTCTTTGTCATTGTCAGCATCTACTACTATTACCAAGTCGGCCGGAAACCCAAGAAAGTGTAG